In Synechococcus sp. RS9909, one genomic interval encodes:
- a CDS encoding DUF4278 domain-containing protein, giving the protein MTTLLYRGHQYQQNNATQGKPGVQLVYRRNVYQARQINNHSTPVQLVYRGVRYTR; this is encoded by the coding sequence ATGACCACCCTTCTCTATCGCGGGCATCAATACCAGCAAAACAACGCCACTCAGGGCAAGCCTGGGGTGCAGCTGGTTTACCGCCGCAACGTGTACCAAGCCCGCCAGATCAACAACCACAGCACTCCGGTGCAGCTCGTGTACCGCGGCGTGCGCTACACCCGCTAG
- the asnB gene encoding asparagine synthase (glutamine-hydrolyzing), with product MCGIGGVFNADRQQTVDRQLLVNMAAIQAHRGPDGFGVEVIDQAGVGFCHARLSIIDLNESRARQPFLTDDGEVLMAHNGEFYDFQRIRADLTAQGVRFSSKSDSEILLRLYQRQGLEATLPLLRGEFAFALFDRSEDCLYLVRDRFGIKPQYWAMTPEGLVFGSELKVLFAHPAVERRFTSEGLFHQLMQTMVPGTTAFAGVHQVKPGHVLKVQRVNGHLEVSESTYWDVDFPRKDERDPKRTEADHIAAVRAALLEAVELRMVADVPVGCYLSGGIDSCSILGLASAVSQAPVKAFTIGFDDARYDESPIAREMAEATGAEQDLMRLSGQELYGHMERTMWHAERTIYNTLAVAKFLMSRHVNDVDYKVVMTGEGSDELFGGYPAFRRDMFLHGLDDLPQEERASWESLLQESNALVKGAMLAENQVDDPDLDAVVGFTPSCLQPWLACAPLVPELLAESHATALKDYSPGKAIAEQLDADQLEGRHALDKAQYVWIKTMLEGQILTWGGDRVDMANSMEARPAFLDHHLAAVAVQVPPELRIKGKTEKYVLREAMAGLLPEVLYRREKFAFMAPPAHTEPEKWEQMKQLADDYLSDEAIDAAGLLSKAGVRALFARHEDPATTDAERVQMDAVINHLLGVQMLHRMFVAEDMPALARREADRLGWRVLMPV from the coding sequence ATGTGTGGAATCGGGGGTGTTTTCAATGCCGACCGTCAGCAGACGGTGGATCGCCAGCTGCTGGTCAACATGGCGGCGATTCAGGCCCATCGCGGGCCCGATGGCTTCGGCGTTGAGGTGATCGATCAGGCCGGCGTTGGCTTCTGCCATGCCCGCCTTTCGATCATTGACCTGAATGAGTCACGGGCCCGGCAGCCCTTCCTCACCGATGACGGTGAGGTGCTGATGGCCCACAACGGTGAGTTCTACGACTTCCAGCGAATCAGGGCTGATCTCACCGCCCAGGGAGTGCGCTTCAGCAGCAAGAGCGATTCCGAGATCCTGCTGCGGCTGTATCAACGCCAGGGCCTTGAGGCGACCTTGCCCCTGTTGCGCGGTGAGTTCGCCTTTGCCTTGTTTGATCGGTCCGAAGACTGCCTTTACCTGGTGCGGGACCGCTTCGGCATCAAACCGCAGTACTGGGCGATGACGCCTGAGGGTCTGGTGTTCGGTTCCGAATTGAAGGTGCTGTTCGCCCATCCGGCGGTGGAGCGACGTTTCACCTCGGAGGGTCTGTTTCACCAGTTGATGCAGACCATGGTTCCCGGCACCACCGCCTTCGCCGGGGTGCATCAGGTGAAGCCCGGCCATGTGCTGAAGGTGCAACGGGTGAATGGGCATCTGGAGGTGTCGGAGTCCACCTACTGGGACGTCGACTTTCCGCGCAAGGACGAGCGGGACCCGAAGCGAACCGAAGCCGACCACATCGCTGCCGTTCGTGCGGCTTTGCTGGAGGCCGTTGAACTGCGCATGGTGGCCGACGTGCCGGTGGGTTGTTACCTCTCAGGCGGCATCGACAGCTGTTCGATCCTCGGCTTGGCCTCAGCCGTGAGCCAGGCACCGGTGAAGGCGTTCACGATCGGGTTTGACGACGCCCGTTACGACGAGTCGCCGATTGCCCGTGAGATGGCCGAAGCCACCGGCGCTGAGCAGGATCTGATGCGTCTCTCGGGCCAGGAGCTCTATGGCCACATGGAGCGCACCATGTGGCATGCGGAGCGAACGATCTACAACACCCTGGCGGTGGCCAAGTTCTTGATGAGCCGTCACGTCAACGACGTGGATTACAAGGTGGTGATGACTGGCGAAGGCTCAGATGAGCTGTTTGGCGGCTATCCCGCCTTTCGCCGCGACATGTTCCTCCATGGTCTCGATGACCTGCCGCAGGAGGAGCGCGCCAGCTGGGAAAGCCTGCTGCAAGAGTCCAATGCCCTGGTGAAGGGGGCAATGCTGGCTGAAAACCAGGTGGATGACCCCGATCTTGATGCGGTGGTTGGCTTCACCCCCAGTTGCCTGCAGCCGTGGCTGGCCTGCGCGCCTTTGGTGCCGGAGCTTCTGGCGGAATCCCATGCCACAGCGTTGAAGGATTACTCCCCGGGCAAGGCGATTGCCGAGCAGCTGGATGCGGATCAACTGGAGGGGCGCCATGCCCTGGACAAGGCCCAGTACGTCTGGATCAAGACCATGCTGGAGGGCCAGATCCTCACCTGGGGTGGCGACCGGGTCGACATGGCCAATTCCATGGAGGCGCGACCCGCCTTCCTCGATCACCATTTGGCCGCGGTTGCGGTTCAGGTGCCGCCTGAGCTGCGGATCAAGGGGAAAACCGAGAAATACGTGCTGCGGGAAGCCATGGCCGGCCTGTTGCCGGAGGTGCTGTACCGGCGTGAGAAGTTCGCCTTCATGGCACCGCCAGCCCACACGGAGCCCGAGAAGTGGGAGCAGATGAAGCAGCTCGCCGACGACTACCTCAGTGATGAGGCGATCGATGCCGCTGGTTTGTTGAGCAAAGCCGGCGTGCGTGCCTTGTTTGCCCGTCACGAGGATCCAGCCACCACCGATGCAGAGCGTGTGCAGATGGATGCGGTGATCAATCACCTGCTGGGCGTGCAGATGTTGCACCGCATGTTTGTGGCGGAAGACATGCCAGCCCTGGCCCGCCGGGAGGCGGACCGCCTGGGCTGGCGCGTGCTGATGCCCGTTTGA
- a CDS encoding Zn-dependent hydrolase — protein MVATIEQLASIGAKPDGSVCRRGFSPEDVEGRELLAHWMKQLGMQVRVDAAGNLIGRLEGLDPHRPALVTGSHLDTVPTGGRFDGALGVLAGLEACRALQDQGLRLQHGIELIAFADEESTMVGCKGLAGTASDDPESYATSNGQPIQDNLARIGGHWPSLASARRSDDAYAAFLELHVEQGGVLEQRGDAIGVVEGVVGQRRFSINVKGQANHAGTTPMGLRQDALVAASRLVLAIEAMASRHPGDPVATVGRLEVWPNAANVVPGAVALTVDLRDVDPTVLDQLVEELMHQVERIGVETGCPIAVDPQFSVDPTPADAVVMATIAEAAADLGLSHSHLPSRASHDAQEVGRRWPMGMIFVPSRGGLSHSAAEFTSDEQCWAGTAVLLETLLRLDRQLP, from the coding sequence TTGGTGGCAACGATTGAGCAGCTGGCCAGCATTGGCGCCAAGCCTGATGGCAGCGTGTGTCGACGCGGTTTTTCGCCGGAGGATGTGGAGGGCCGTGAGTTACTGGCCCACTGGATGAAGCAGCTCGGCATGCAGGTGCGTGTTGATGCCGCTGGCAACTTGATCGGACGCCTCGAGGGCCTGGATCCCCACCGCCCTGCCCTGGTGACCGGGTCGCACCTCGACACGGTTCCCACCGGTGGACGTTTTGATGGGGCCCTGGGGGTGTTGGCCGGTCTGGAAGCCTGCCGCGCGCTGCAAGACCAGGGCCTGCGCCTGCAGCACGGCATCGAGTTGATCGCTTTTGCCGACGAGGAGTCGACCATGGTGGGCTGCAAGGGCTTGGCGGGCACGGCCTCCGATGACCCGGAGAGTTATGCCACCAGCAATGGTCAGCCGATTCAGGACAACCTGGCGCGCATCGGCGGCCACTGGCCCTCCCTGGCCTCGGCGCGCCGCTCCGATGATGCTTATGCCGCTTTCCTGGAGTTGCATGTTGAGCAGGGTGGCGTTCTTGAGCAACGCGGTGATGCCATCGGTGTTGTGGAGGGCGTTGTTGGTCAGCGTCGGTTCAGCATCAATGTGAAAGGCCAGGCCAATCACGCCGGCACCACACCGATGGGGTTGCGACAAGACGCCCTCGTGGCGGCCTCGCGTCTTGTTCTTGCCATCGAGGCCATGGCTTCCCGTCATCCCGGAGATCCGGTGGCGACGGTGGGTCGACTGGAGGTTTGGCCCAATGCAGCCAATGTTGTCCCCGGCGCAGTCGCCCTGACGGTTGACCTCAGGGATGTGGATCCCACCGTTCTCGATCAGTTGGTTGAGGAGTTGATGCATCAGGTGGAACGCATCGGTGTTGAAACCGGCTGCCCGATTGCGGTTGACCCCCAGTTCAGCGTTGATCCCACCCCTGCTGACGCTGTGGTGATGGCCACGATCGCTGAGGCCGCAGCCGATCTCGGCCTGTCCCACAGCCATCTCCCCAGCCGCGCCAGCCACGATGCCCAGGAGGTTGGCCGACGTTGGCCGATGGGCATGATTTTTGTGCCCAGCCGGGGCGGCCTGAGTCATTCCGCTGCTGAGTTCACCAGTGACGAGCAGTGCTGGGCGGGCACCGCGGTGCTGCTGGAAACGTTGCTGCGGCTCGACCGTCAGCTGCCGTGA
- a CDS encoding type 1 glutamine amidotransferase, which produces MSPTLLVVQHVDHEDAALVGELARQLGLTLEILRPDRGDPLPDPRACANSIALVLGGPMSVNDHDQPGMDWLQQELDWLRAWHQQRRPVLGICLGAQLLAVAAGGSVQPLQVGAPPQQLKELGLGAIHWVADPSDEALLKGQPSSTLVLHWHGDRIHLPADATLLGSSLHCAEQVFRIGAHAIGLQCHLEIDGDALERWIANDHDYVVSALGAEGPDRLSQDWRRLGTTLQKQGRNFFNAVLNQLIEISQTH; this is translated from the coding sequence TTGAGCCCCACGCTGCTGGTGGTCCAACACGTGGACCACGAAGACGCCGCACTGGTGGGAGAGCTGGCGCGGCAGCTGGGCCTGACACTCGAGATCCTGAGGCCCGACCGGGGCGACCCACTGCCGGACCCCAGGGCGTGTGCCAACAGCATCGCCCTTGTGCTCGGTGGCCCGATGAGCGTGAACGATCACGACCAACCAGGCATGGACTGGTTGCAGCAGGAACTGGACTGGTTGAGGGCCTGGCACCAGCAACGCCGACCGGTGCTGGGCATCTGCCTCGGGGCGCAGCTCTTGGCTGTGGCTGCAGGGGGCAGCGTTCAACCGCTGCAGGTGGGCGCACCACCGCAGCAACTGAAGGAACTGGGGCTTGGCGCGATCCACTGGGTCGCGGATCCCAGTGATGAGGCCCTGCTCAAGGGGCAACCAAGCAGCACTCTGGTGCTGCATTGGCATGGTGATCGCATCCACCTCCCGGCCGATGCAACCCTGCTGGGTTCTTCACTGCACTGCGCCGAACAGGTGTTTCGGATCGGAGCCCACGCCATTGGCCTGCAATGCCACCTCGAGATCGACGGCGATGCGCTGGAACGCTGGATCGCCAACGACCACGACTACGTGGTGAGCGCCCTTGGAGCTGAAGGACCCGACCGCCTGAGCCAGGACTGGCGCAGGCTGGGCACCACGCTTCAGAAACAAGGCCGAAACTTCTTCAATGCTGTGCTCAATCAACTGATTGAGATCAGCCAGACCCACTAA
- a CDS encoding DUF1028 domain-containing protein — MTFSILARDPSNGRFGVAVATCHLAVGSTVPHIRAGVGAVATQAHTNPYLGICGLERLEQSSDAESVLASLLADDQHRDRRQFHLIDLDGRTACWTGQDCGPWAGHRHQRDLSVAGNCLVDEGVLAAMEQAFLTSDPSLKLGRRLMMALQAGEAAGGDHRSPFCTSAAVQVSGEAAFPLLDLRVDFHECAVEQLMEVYERSQALWAQEWRDELSELPMLNRLVA; from the coding sequence GTGACCTTTTCGATCCTGGCCCGGGACCCCAGCAACGGTCGCTTCGGCGTGGCTGTGGCCACCTGTCATCTGGCTGTTGGATCCACCGTGCCTCACATCCGCGCCGGAGTTGGTGCTGTCGCCACCCAGGCCCACACCAATCCGTATCTGGGGATTTGTGGCCTTGAGCGCCTTGAGCAGAGTTCCGATGCCGAGAGCGTTCTGGCCAGCTTGCTGGCGGATGACCAGCACCGAGACCGGCGTCAGTTTCACCTGATCGACCTGGACGGTCGCACGGCCTGTTGGACGGGGCAGGATTGCGGCCCTTGGGCAGGGCATCGCCATCAGCGTGATCTGTCTGTTGCCGGCAATTGCTTGGTGGATGAGGGTGTGTTGGCGGCGATGGAACAGGCCTTTCTCACCAGCGACCCCAGCTTGAAACTGGGCCGCCGTCTGATGATGGCTCTGCAGGCCGGGGAAGCGGCGGGCGGTGACCATCGCTCTCCCTTCTGCACCTCAGCAGCGGTGCAGGTGAGTGGTGAAGCTGCTTTTCCGCTGTTGGATCTGCGCGTTGATTTCCACGAGTGCGCCGTGGAGCAGTTGATGGAGGTGTATGAGCGCAGTCAGGCCCTCTGGGCCCAGGAGTGGAGGGATGAGCTGTCGGAATTGCCGATGCTCAACCGCTTGGTGGCTTGA